GCATTTGTCCGACATAATGAATAATTTAAACAGACATGTGTAACAATTCCAATCAATCACACCCTTATATCAGTTATAACCCATGTGTTTTCTCTGATTCAGACCTGCCCGACCCTGGAGAGGAACTTCGACGACATCAAGCACACGACGCTGTCGGAGCGGGGTGCGCTGAAGGAAGCCGCCCGGTGCCTTAAGTGCGCCGATGCACCTTGTCAGAAAAGCTGTCCTACACAGATAGACGTCAAGAGCTTCATCTCCAGCATTGCTACTAAGGTATCAATATACCAGCTACATGGCGTAGCAAATGCAACTGCTGAGCAAAATTTTGATTGTGAGCGTGTCAAATTTTCCAGTTACTTAGTTTTAAGGAACTACGATGATGTTGACAGACGCGGTTTGGTACAACCGACGCTTACTGCTGAAAGATTTTTCAGTCGCTTCAATACGgctactggagtcagttatgtaacgctgccatacatgacccaaaaaaattttattaagctatgagcttcatcacatctgatatttgagtaattctaagcatttctagcgtgaagtgggggggagggtggggtacaaagacggccgccatccgtcatctttaaaaaaaatctactctgatcctggtgggtactagggcaagtttggtatcattttcgtataaaccaaagacgtagaattcattgctgatatttgttttttcaatttcatagtaattttacaagaaaaacgtaaaaaggtgaaaaatttggttggagatttttgctacgcggagccgaaactacaaaagatagaaagttgaaatttgcacactagattacatttataaagtgtacaagagataagaagcgattttgagaaattcaacccctaagggggttaaaaaggggatgaaagtttgtatggggttcaagttttattttaagcaaggaatttgaaacttcgtaaaacgatatattattaaaatacaagaaaactaatttcagcgtttttgaaaattcatcccctaaggtggtgaaaaaggagttgaaagtttgtatggatatcaaaaaaattttcgaacgcgggacttgaatctttgtatttggggatattattaaaagacaggaaaagtaatttcagcgttttgtaaaattcatcccctaacagggttaaaaaggggttgaaagtttgaatccattacaaatccgagtagacacacatttcttattggctcccaggcttgaaatgcttagaattactcaaggaacatatgtgatgaagctcatagcttaataaaaaatttttgggtcaactttataactgcttccgctaggcGGCCCTATCCTTATTTAGCGTTATGGAGTCAGAATGATTGGTGCGGATATGAAGATGTTTTTCGCTCTCGCTAATTGGTAAGGCGTAGGCAACCTCATCAAAAATCCTGCCTCGCAtaaaccaggccgcgtagccaagatgtcaatcgcttacgctccgtagcgatcgaaacgcaactgtcactgtcgcgctaatatggaagagtgatagagagacataatgcttttcgttgtcgaagcgatagcgattgtaaccttggctaggctggcTGGTATGATATTATTACAGTCGATCCACTTTGTAGATCTACCTTTAGGTATAACCCCGTGGTTTTCGAACGTATTCACTTTTTCCGAAAAAATCATTTACACATGAGCATGTAGGGCTTTTCTCATATTCACATCAACCCAttgattttttatgttttcGCGTTACATATGTTCTGTTCGACTTCCTGTCTAACCAATCGTATAATTCCAGAACTACTATGGCGCCGCTAAAGCCATCCTGTCGGATAACCCGCTCGGCCTTACTTGCGGGATGGTGTGCCCCACCAGCGACTTGTGCGTGGGCGGCTGCAACCTCCACGCGAGCGAGGAGGGCGCCATCAACATCGGAGGGCTGCAGCACTTCGCTGTCGATGTAAGCATGAAAAATGTATTTAGCGTTCACCCGCAATAGCTCTGATATATCAAAAGACATCCACAGCTAAACAAGTAGACAAACAGGGCCCGATTGTAAAATGCTTCATGTTACAATCAGTATAAACCGGCAACACTGGTCAAAAGACTGGCCATTGGTCGTGAAAGTTGCAATCGCATCAACGTTAGTCGGGATACCAACCCGCCGCGCCACTCTACCAACTGACCTACCGAGACTTATCCGGTGACAGCGATTATTTCCACCATATCATTCATTATGCACATTATAAAAGATATGGTGGAAGTAAAATTGCAACTCGTCAGTGTGGTGTCCACAATAAttcaaatattttctaaatgtGAAACGAGACCGCGCCTAAAGAATGATCTAAAAAGAATTCTCCAATAAATGTGATATTTCGCGGGTCACTTAGGTATCCATTCAAATCGGAGAATAATCAAGTAAATTGCGTGTATTTTTAATAGATCTTCATGAAGATGGGCATCCCGCAAACCCTGGACCCGAACACCAAGCCGTTGCCACGTGGTGGTGACCAAAAGATCGCGCTCGTCGGAGGCGGCCCGGCCAGCATCAGCTGTGCCTGTTTCTTGGCGAGGCTGGGCTATAAGAACCTCACCGTTTACGAGAAGGAAGCGTATTTGGGTGGACTGAGGTGAGACACTAGTTTAATTCTCCCTATTTCAGCTAAGAACACCATTACAGCTGAGATCGCAAGATAGACATTGTATATTTTGGTGTGGTACGGTGGATATAGCACACAGATAGACATTTCTGTTTTCAGAGAGACCACAAATTCTTATCCTCCATCTTAAGTCTTTTAATTTTGATAAACCAATTCATCCTTGAGAAATTAAATTCAATTCTGGGCTTGGGCTTTAGCCCATCCAATTATCACTTACCACATCTAAAAGCAAATAACTCCTAGGTATCTTAATTTGCAGTTCTGCTGAGATCCCGCAATACCGTCTTGGCTATGATGTGGTTCAGTTCGAAGTGGACCTGGTGAAAAACCTCGGAGTTAAGTTCGAGACCGGCAGAAAGCTTTCTACCAAGGACATCACTGTCGAGGTAAGTTTCTTTTATCTCCCTTTCAGTTCGTCACTCTTTACAAGTGGTGGTAATGATGGGCCATTAATAGTTGTTACAATGCAGCTCTCTCTAAGCTCCACCATGTATCTTCGCTCACATATACTTCGTCGTTGATTCGATAATGTCTGTCCATTTACTGAGTGCACATAGTGCACGTTAGTAATGATTATATTTTCCCTATTTTCAGGGTCTCCTCAAAGACGGCCACAAGGCCGTGTTCCTTGGCATCGGGCTGCCGGAGCCGACCACCGTGCCCATCTTCAAGGGCCTCACTCCCGAGATGGGCTTTTACACTAGCAAAAGCTTTTTGCCTCTCGTGTCTAAAGGCAGCAAGAAAGGTAAGAATCCATTTCATATGGAAATTTCCTTATAAAGTGACACTTTTACATTGTCCTGTAATGCGATGCAGCCTAAAGATGACTGAAAATGGACGCCACTGGACCTACTCTTCTTTCCTCTTCTTCGTCGTTCGGTCGTTCCCTCATGACTAAGGATCGTGACCAACAACTGTGTGCCTCTATTTATCGCGATCTAGGGCTATATGTGGGCTGTACCTACTGTACCTTAGTGTTTTTCAACCTGTGGGTCGTGACCCCCGGGGTATCAGGAAGGCTAATTTGATTCTGATAATGATAACTAGCACCTTTATCGCCAGGAATGTGCGCCTGCAAGTCCGCTTTGCCCGAGCTGCATGGCAACGTGATAGTTCTCGGCGCCGGCGACACGGCCTTCGACTGCGCCACGTCGGCGCTGCGCTGCGGCGCGCGACGCGTCTATGTGGTGTTCAGGAAAGGCTTCGGGAACATTCGTGCTGTTCCCGAGGAGGTAATCAGAATTACCACCGGATTTACCTACACATTGTGGAGTTATTcctactagttaccaccaaaccgagttggcagtagttaccactggtaacaacttggtggtaactagtcgGAATAAACCCACATTGTGTTTCTAAACTAATCCCAAAGCACACGAATCGTAAACGTATTTTGTTTGTTCTTAGGTGGACTTGGCTAAAGAAGAGAAATGCGAATTCGTCCCATTCATGTCACCACAAGAAGTCATCGTCAAGGACGGCAAGGTAAACTTAGATATAAAGCATGCATGCAACTGATTCAAGTATGGGTGCAATTTGTAAGTTATTGAGGAAATTAAAATCCATCGGGCTTTAGACAGGAAGATCCTTATTTCGGTCTAATAGCCTCATAGCTGTACAGCTGTAGGTATAgataattgttaataataagaCGGGTTCGGGAACGCAAGTCGATTTGTGAAGACCTCTGCCCGTTTATTGTGCTCACAATGCACTTATGTCAACGTGAATACTTTATTTCTAGGTGGCTGGTCTAAAATTCTGTCGCACCGAGCAACTAGATAGTGGTGATTGGATCGAGGATCACGAGCAAGTTCTGCAGCTGAAGGCCAACTTCATTATTTCAGCCTTCGGCTCCGGATTGTATGATAGTGATGGTAAGGTTCCAAATTCCATTCGTTTTTCAGCTATGATTCTCAATGTatgttaattttagtgatctCTCAAAGAGGAAAATGTACAGTTTCGTTTTTCTTCCATTTAATTAtgtatatacaccgtgtttttattgaattccgttaacttcggggtatggttaagtacgtttaagagaactaaatggcatagctaattttcaaaaaaaattttttttttgcttttttttgtaaaaaaaaaataagtttaaaaagtacctaattaaatgtagcatatagctttgttgtaacacgggcattacatttaactcaaccaaacaattgaaatctatgAGATATCAATGTTATTTCGAACattgatcgaccgagattgtacttaagtttagtagcaaatgtatatgaactcattctaaacactaatcaatatgtaaaccggccctaaggcaagtgtacacgcttgtagaggcctaataggaaaaaaataaattattgattatctccgacatggaattaattagaatatcggtgtctttgagaaagttacttgatttaagctcaggaatacacccttgaaattaacggaaataaaaaaaaacacggtgtactCTTGTTTTGCTTTGCGGGTATCATGGCGATAGCTCTAATAAATTTTGGAAACATCGGTAGCTAACCCGCCCGATAAAAACCAAGGGCCAATAGAGGGCTTTTAATCTTCCTGCCCAAttctttttttctcaaaaaccttAGAGgataatgtataggtacgtcatgtcagataaacgtcagtccatacatatggttgacatgtggttgaccattggccgcctattttcgacagaggggaacgcctgttaatggcggctccattgttaattactccgagtcaaaaacaataaaatcttttTTATCTTCATTACAGTAAAAGAAGCCATGTCCGCCGTCAAGTTGAACCGATGGGGTCTCCCAGAAGTGAACAGCTCGACCATGCAGAGCGTCAGCAACCCTCATGTGTTCGTGGGTGGAGATTTGGCTGGTGTAGCCGAGACTACCGTGGAGTCGGTTAATGACGGCAAGACTGCGGCGTGGTACATACACTGCTATCTTCAGGTCAGTCCTTAGGTATATGCTTACTGTAATGTCGATTAGATCTATGTACTTAGTATTTCAGGGCGGCAGGCATAGCGCAATACACTTTAACGAAACCAACTTAGCCTTCCGGTCACAGGGCAAACAATCAAGtaggtagcagtggcggcgtgtcaaacatatccataggcaagccggggctaattaaTTTGgcttaaatatttactttacaactctgcttaaacgtccaaaaacaggcaagccggtgggaatcggcttttatggacgcgccgccactggtaggtagtCACTGGAATGGTGTATTAATGTTTCTTCATCAGATCCAGTACTGTCAAAAGAGGAGGCTAGACCGGACTGTTCGCAATATATTGAATGGGCCTGGTGTCATGGGCAGCCCCATTCAATATCTTGCCGGCAGCTCGTTCCGCGATCTGTAAATCAAGATACTTTGATCAACTTTTGAAGATGAAGCAGCGCACGAAGTAGTTGATAAAAACACTATTTTGCTTttgatgtaagtaggtacagtaaagggccaaaaagaatgcacatcggcaatcatcgcatttccgaatacaaacgaatgctcatttccatgtacatcaattattaggttagtcgtttatcagaatttgaatttagaactaagtactttattgttgttttgttttgatttcacgtgaaatatatagagctgtaaaacacgatgtaactatttttaattattgctatattcttgttagggaaaaataatcttcataaatatatattttatataagatcgacaaaaagtgtaatattgtaatgacaaatctctgttgaacctaaataattacttacagtaacatcctcatgttttttaaattggttggcttcagataaaaaatatttatatataaacattgtggataatttcgcgtgactggtagagtaacggcttaccttttttccctatagatgccatagtacaaatttaattttataggggttttagcagctctatatatatattgacttaggtaggcgactgcactctctcgcatttgaaccatgactgacaaaacaaacgtcatggtgtgtgcgacacagatatcgctatacgaagtcgaaattagccgattgcctctttctaaagctcgatgtgcattctttttggccctttactgtagCATGTATTTTTTTCGACCCTGCGCTAATGTGTTATGTTTTGTTGTAAATTTATAAAGAAATCACTATcctaaatcaaataaaattacacCATATATTTTTACAGGGCATCCCATTCGACTCCCCAGTGGAGCTGCCTAAGTTTCACTGTCCCATCGACGACGTGGACCTATCAGTGGAAGTCTGCGGCATCAAGTTCCCCAACCCCTTCGGGTTGGCCAGCGCACCCCCCACCACCAGCTCAGCCATGATACGGCGCGCCTTCCAGCAGGGCTGGGGCTTTGTGGTCACCAAGACCTTTGGTTTGGATAAGGTATGTTGTCTCCCCTCTTCAGGTTGGCCAGCGCACCCCCTACTACCAGCTCAGCCACGATACGGTGCGCCTTCCAGCAGGGCTGGGGCTTGGTGTTCACCAAGACCTTCGGATTAGATTAGATATGTTGTCTCCTCATCGGGTTGGCCAGCGCACCCCCTACTACCAGCTTAGCCATGATACGGCGCGCCTTCCAGCAGGGCTGGGACTTTGTGGTCACCAAGACCTTCGATTTGGATAAGGTAATGTTGTCTCCTCTTCGGGTTGACCAGGCAACCCCCTATCTCCAGCTCCGCCATGGTCCGGCGCGCTTTCCAGTAGGGCTGGGGCTTCAGGATTAACAAAGACCTTTGGTTTGGATAAGGTACGTGAATCCTTAGAATGCGGAATCAAAGTTCCTTCCCTTCAGGCTAGCCAGAGCACCAACGCTTTTGAGCCCGACTTTAATGCAATACTGAATGATGAGTGAGAACCATTAAGAATCTCACAAGAGTTCTTCTGCCCTCAGGATCTAGTAACGAACGTGTCACCCAGAATCGTGCGAGGAGTAACATCGGGCGAGAACTACGGCCCGGGACAAGGCTGCTTCCTGAACATTGAGCTGATCTCCGAGAAGTGTGAAGCCTACTGGTGCCAGAGCATCCGCGAGTTGAAGCGGGATTTCCCCGATAAAGTGAGTGGTTTACAACAggctaaaaaaaacattgacccAGAACGTAAAGATATCTCCTAGATGTgctcacctaacctaacccaaccatCTACAActgtaagggctgatttagacgtcGCGCgagctcgcatgcgattttaggtAGTTACATTGCGaatgttggttacgtccaattcaaccgaccgatcaaatgaTGAAACTCGTAGGCatacgagttctcgcatcgtctaaattaGCCCTAAGGCTGTGTGTTAAACAACTAAGTACCTAGATCTGAAACGACTGATCATACAATGCAAAGAATACAAAGATGGTCTAAACGGACCGAACCACCAATACACTTAGGTCATTAATGATTTTGAAGGCAATTTAAACTCTTTTTGTATTGATGAATGTGTGTTACATTTCAGGTGATCATCGCATCGATAATGTGTTCGTACAACGAAGCAGACTGGACGGAGCTGGCTCAGAAGGCCGAGGCAGCAGGGTCTGATGCACTGGAACTTAATCTTTCTTGCCCACACGGCATGGGTGAATCCGGCATGGGGCTTGCTTGCGGACAGGTATAGTTTGACAGTCTTTAATGGACGTGAACTTTTGCAACAGCTGTCAGTGATGGCATTAGTAGTAGCCACATGTTCACACTAAAGCATCCGCATCCGAATAAGCATCTTAAATCGGAGCCTTTGTCTAGATTTGGTGGCTGGTCTGAGAACCGACTCTGAGTTTATCAGAACCAATAGGGCAGGCCCTAAATTCAGATGTGTTTGAGGTACATCTAATCCAGGAATTCGATTGTCTCGCCTTACAAATCAAGTATCTTTAAGTAGGGAGGACGTTTCTTCTTCCGCAGGACCCGGTCTTAG
The sequence above is a segment of the Cydia fagiglandana chromosome 9, ilCydFagi1.1, whole genome shotgun sequence genome. Coding sequences within it:
- the LOC134667484 gene encoding dihydropyrimidine dehydrogenase [NADP(+)]; protein product: MAQLLSRELPDIENLLRLNPTVKPYTNLVPSAQTKKNKQHWKRNADRKCTTCPTLERNFDDIKHTTLSERGALKEAARCLKCADAPCQKSCPTQIDVKSFISSIATKNYYGAAKAILSDNPLGLTCGMVCPTSDLCVGGCNLHASEEGAINIGGLQHFAVDIFMKMGIPQTLDPNTKPLPRGGDQKIALVGGGPASISCACFLARLGYKNLTVYEKEAYLGGLSSAEIPQYRLGYDVVQFEVDLVKNLGVKFETGRKLSTKDITVEGLLKDGHKAVFLGIGLPEPTTVPIFKGLTPEMGFYTSKSFLPLVSKGSKKGMCACKSALPELHGNVIVLGAGDTAFDCATSALRCGARRVYVVFRKGFGNIRAVPEEVDLAKEEKCEFVPFMSPQEVIVKDGKVAGLKFCRTEQLDSGDWIEDHEQVLQLKANFIISAFGSGLYDSDVKEAMSAVKLNRWGLPEVNSSTMQSVSNPHVFVGGDLAGVAETTVESVNDGKTAAWYIHCYLQGIPFDSPVELPKFHCPIDDVDLSVEVCGIKFPNPFGLASAPPTTSSAMIRRAFQQGWGFVVTKTFGLDKDLVTNVSPRIVRGVTSGENYGPGQGCFLNIELISEKCEAYWCQSIRELKRDFPDKVIIASIMCSYNEADWTELAQKAEAAGSDALELNLSCPHGMGESGMGLACGQDPVLVKGISQWVKKAVKIPVFIKLTPNITDIVSIATAAYEGGADGVSAINTVSGLMSVKADGTPWPAVGREKHTTYGGVSGNATRPMGLRAVSAIGNKLPGFPILGIGGIDSADSALQFMLCGAPVVQICSAVQNQDFTVVEDYITGLKALLYLRSKGLPGWTGQSPPTFKHQKGKPVQTLYDENGKVLAHFGPYNKKREDQLHKIRLNSNLLADNKVDSYLANGTSNGLCPVPSIRDVVGEALPRIGTYKQLDNTKQVVALIDDDMCINCGKCYMACADSGYQAIEFDPQTHIPHVTDDCTGCTLCLSVCPIIDCISMVPKTIPHVIKRGLHKQVHPVHPLDGVCQ